Below is a genomic region from Gillisia sp. Hel_I_86.
ATAACCTTCTGTAAAATTATCAGCCACGTAAATATTCCCATCAATATCTAAAGCGAGTCCGGTTGCCCCTCTTGGACCATCACTTTCTCCCGCAATTCCAGATCCGATAGGTTTCAATTTGATATAATTAGAGTCATAAACCAACACCTGTTTTTTGCCTGAGTCTGCAATATAAATTTTTCCATTATTCCTATTAATTACGAAATCTAATGGTGTATCAAATTCATCAGGACCTATAACGGGATTTGTTTGTCCACTCTTAAATAATCCATTTCCGTATGTTAGATAGAAGAGTTCATTATTACCATTGTAATCTATACTAACTACAGCATCCGCTAACAAATCATTTAAGTAATTACCTAATTTATCAAAGTCCAACTCAATTTCATCAATAATTTTTTCGATATTAGTTTTAACTTCGAACTGTTTCAAAATTTGATCAGGAGGTAAATATTTGAAATCAGGAATTAATCTTTGAAGATCACTTAAGTTTCCATTAGTTACAGTAAAATCTATTATATTCAAATTATCAACTCCATCTTCAAATTCAATAGTAATAGGAATTGGACTATCTGAAGTTGGGTCTGGGGTACCTGGGGAGGTAATTGCTGCTCCTTGCCCCACTACGCTCCACGAAGAAAAAAACATCAAAAACATCACGCCAAAAAACAGCATGGAATTCTTGGCAAGGCGAGTGCCTTGAACAGGTAGAACCCATAAAATGTGAGCGTAGTGATGTTTCATAGTTGTTGCGTGGGAATTACAAATATAATGCCCATTCCCATATATTATTGTGCTTGCCTGGTAACTTTAAAATACAAAAAGACCGTATAAAAGTTGTAGCTGCATTGTAGAAGTGTCTAATCCCAAGAAACCCTTCCCGAAATTAAAACCCCAATATGCCCTACTACCCTTTATACAGTCCTTTTTAGGAAACTGAAATTTCTTCTATCTAGGCTTCGCCCTCTTTGTTTTTAACTACCAATCTAAAACCTTCCCCATGAATGTTCAAGATCTCTACATTTTCGTCTACTTTTAAATACTTACGAAGTTTCGCGATATAAACATCCATGCTCCTGGATGTAAAGTAATTATCGTCCCTCCATATCTTGGTAAGTGCCAATTCCCTTGGCATTAGATCGTTTTCGTGCAATGCCAACAACCTTAATAATTCGTTCTCTTTTGGGGATAGCTTAATAGGCTCCTTATCCTTATAGGTCAAGAACCGTAACTTGGAGTTTAAGTGCAGCCCACCAACCTGAAATTCAAATTGTTTGCTATCTGCAACACTATCTGTAGTTTTACGCTGCATGATGGCTTTAATCTTCATCAAAAGCACTTCACTGTCAAAAGGTTTGTTCAGGTAATCATCTGCCCCTACTTTGTATCCTTTTAATACATCTTCTTTCATCGCTTTCGCGGTTAGGAAAATAATGGGCACATCTTCATTCTTGTCGCGAATTTCCTTTGCAAGGGTAAATCCGTCTTTATAAGGCATCATTACGTCCAGGATACAAAGATCGAAATCGTCTTTTTTGAACTTTTCAAAACCTTCCATCCCATTTTTGGCATGAGTAACCTCGTAGTCGTTCATTGCTAAATAATCTTTTAGTACGGTTCCAAAATTGGGATCGTCCTCTACTAATAAAATTTTCTTGTTTTCAGTTTCCATATATCACGTTATTAATGGTAATTTAATTATAAATGTACTTCCCTTTCCGCGTTCGCTTTCCACATATATGGTAGCATGGTGGTCGTCCAGGATTCGTTTTACATATGCAAGGCCTAAACCATGGCCTTTTACATTATGAATGTCCCCGGTATGTTCCCGGTAAAATTTCTCAAATATTTTTTTCTGAACAGCTTTGCTCATTCCAGAACCTTGATCCCGAACCTTCAAAATTATGGAATTTCTAACGTTTTCTGTATAAATATCGATTTTAGGTTCTTCTATAGAATATTTTATGGCGTTATCCAAGATATTTACGATCACATTTGTTAAATGGTCCTCATTTCCCAAAACCGAAGATTTCAAAGCTCCAAAATGGGTTTTAACATAGCCATTTCTATCTTCCACAATCAGTTCTACGTGTGTTAGCGCATCTTCCACCAATTCATGTAGCTGTAAGCGCTCCTTCTTAAGATCCAGTTCGTTTTTCTCCAGCTTGGAGATCTGCAACACATTTTCTACTTGTGCATGCATTCTCTTATTTTCGTCCCGGATCATTTGCAGGTACCTTGCCACCTTGGTCTGATCGTTGACCACTTTTGGGTTTTTGATTGCATCTAAAGCTAAATTTATGGTAGCTATAGGAGTTTTAAACTCGTGCGTCATATTGTTTATAAAATCTGTTTTAATTTTAGAAATCTGTCGTTGCTTTATCAATTGCGATAAAGCACTTGAATAGGCAATCACAATAATAAGGGTAAATAGTATGGACAATGCCGCCATAAGTATTACCGAAGAAAGTACCACTTCCTTTTTTTCTGTAAAGTTCACCATTAACTGGTAATTGCTTTTTCCGGTCATATCTACAAACAATGGAACCGAATAGGTTGCGGGGGAATCCATCGTGAAATTAGCTGAATGAACTTTGGTTGCAAGGGAATTTGTGAAAACACCAAATTCGAAAGCAGATTTTAAATTAAAATTTTGTAGCTCCTCCTTGATCGTCGCCTCAAGCTTTTCATTAGAAAGCCTTTTATGAATTGGGATTTTAGAAGTAAATTCAGAAATATAGGCACTCAACATGTCTTTTTCTGCCTCCTCCATTCTCATCAACCTATCTATGCGCTCCTCTGCCGAGATGCTTCCAGAAACCTGATCCTTATTTAAAAAATCGTTGACCTTGCTGTTTATAAGGTTAGCAAGGTGAATACTATCTGATGTAGATACCAAGAAATTAGAAGATTCCTTGAAATCTTCCTCTAATAAATTGTGGTGATCCCCATTAGCATTTCTACCATATTCATTTAAACCAAAAAATTTTTCAAGGTTGGCACTGTTCAATTTTAAAGCAGTGCTATCCTCAAAATCGAAATTGAACCAAAAAGCTTCCAATTCCTTGTTTTGAAGTTCTTTGGAAACGTTGATAAGCACCTGTTTGGCATTATAGGAAAATTGCTGTTCCTTATCATCCACAGTACTTTTGATCCAATATCCCTGAACGAAAATTATTCCGATGAGCGATAAGCTCATCAACACTACGAGGAGGAGGAATAATCTTTTATTCATGCTTCAAAAATAAGATTTTAACATTTAGAGCCTCACCCATTTAACCAAATGTTAACAAAACAAATACTAAATTTCCCTAGTGTTTATCAGAATTTCATGAAGATTTCGCACTTGATCTTTTGTTGAAGAAAGTTTGTTATTGATAATCTCAAAATTGGATAGTTTTCGTTTCTTCCCATCGCTCCATTGATGCTGAATTCTCGCTTCAATTTCCTCCAGGGAACTTTTATCCCGGGCTTGCAATCTTTTGATTCGTTCTTCCAAAGGAGCAGTGACCAAAATTATAAGATCACAATTTTTATAGCCGCCGGCCTCAAATAGGATTGCCGCCTCGTAGATCACATAAGGGCCATCTTGATTGTTCTTCCATTTTTTAAAGTCCAAACCCACCGCCGGGTGCACGATTTGGTTTAATTGCTGAAGTTTTTCCGGGGAATTAAAAACCTGACTGGCTATATATTTTCTATCCAAATGCCCATCGCTATAAGCAAGCTTGCCAAATAAGGAAACAATTTTGGATTTCACCCCTGCATTGGTGTTCATCAAGGATTTTCCCGCATCATCGGCAATATAAACCGGAACACCCAATTCCTTAAAAAAGTTGGCAACAGTGGTTTTCCCACTGCCCATGCCACCGGTAAGTCCTACAATTCTCATCGTTTAATTACAAATTGGATTTTCTTCTCATTAAGCCTAATGTTGTTCACCTGATTGGGCTTTTCGAGAATTTGAGCGATCAGGAATCCATCACTGTCTTTTGCATTCTTAAAATCTACAGCCACCTCGAATGAGGATGGTTCTATTTTTTCGAAATCCTTTAAACTCACTTGGTAAAAAACAACCACTTCTTTGGGAAAGATCACCACATTGGTTCCTTCGGGAACATTCAGTAATTTTATGGGGACTTCCAATTTGCCCTCGGTGAATTTTTCGGTTCTTACAAAGTAGTTCACTTCTTCCTGATACAAAGCAACCGCTTTAAGGTTTGCCGTTTCCAGTTTCACTTTTCCCCTAACATCATTGCTGATATTGCTGATCTTTAAAGGTTTGGTCTTGATGGTTCTTAAGGTGTCCAAAATGTTGGCAGGCCCACTAAGCATTATGGAATCTGGCTGTAATTTAATTTCTTCCAATGCGGAATAGCCTATTGCGAAACTGAGGTCTATCGAGGATAAAACCGCGACTTTTTTAACCGCTCGCTGCTCAAAGTTTATTTTCATGTTTTTCTGAAGCAAATCAACTTTCTCATAATCGAAATTCAACTGGGAGAGAATAGCCGTTTTTTGTAATTCCAGGTCATAGATCAAAAAATTTCCTTCCTCGATGGCATCGCTTATATCTATGGCAATATTTTTAGGGAAAACACGGTTCCAGGCAATATGAAATCCGCGCTCCCTTATTCTCAAATCCAGTGTTTTTGGATTATTACCAACCAGGATTTTATCTTTGGGAAGGTTTGTATATAAAATAGGGAATTCTATTACCTCTGTATATTCTTTGGAATATTGAACAACCACCCATATTACTGCAGAAAGCCCAAGGAAAAATGAGAAGGTTTTTAAAGGCCCTCTTTTTATCCATGGTTTTTTCTCTTTCAACTTAGTCTTCATTTGTAAAAAATAGCTTTGGAAATGCCTCCCGAGGTTGCATTTTTAAAAATTTAAGTTTCCAAATGGAGTTTAAATATCCTATTCCATAACCTAAAAACTGAATGAATGTTGCCATTATTGCAGCAATTCCAATATAAACACTTTTATTTTTTATTCCTGCATCTATTCCAATTATTAAAAAATAGAGCAGATAAAGCGATATAAAAAAGGAGGATCCCAGCAGCCACAAGATAATGGCAAAGAAAAGTCCAGAAATAAACAAGCTCGGGAACCAATAGGTGATCTTAGCCGATTCTGGGTGCCATGTATTTAAAATTGGGCGAACCGTTCCAAATTTAGTAACCTGTGTATAGAATTTGTTCCAATCTATCCGGCGTTTATGGAAGACTACGGCATTAGGAATGAGGATGGTTTCAAAACCTTCTTTTTGCAATCGCAATGCTAGGTCTGGATCTTCCCCGGGATGGATAGATCCAAAACCACCTGATGCCAAAAATGCCTTTTTTGAGAGCCCCATATTAAAACTTCTTGGCTGAAATTTATATACTGCCTGTTTATTTCCGCGAATCCCACCGGTAGTCAACAAGGCCGTCATCGAGTAATTGATCGCTTTTTGAAGATCTGTAAAACTTTCGTGTGCCGCATCTGGGCCCCCAAAGCAATCGTAATACTTTTTGGACAAAAAGAAATCTACTTCTTGTAAATAGTTTTCTGGCAGTAACACATCTGAATCCAAAATGAGAAAATAGTTGCCTTTTGCCAACTTCATCCCGTAATTTCTGGAATCCCCGGGACCGGTGTTCTCTTTGTAATAATAACTGATATTCAATTTATCTTTGAAATCTTCCAATATCGCTTCCGAAGAAATAGTGGAACCATCTTCCACGATCACTATTTCAAAACTGCCATCAAAATCCAATTCCTCCATGCTTTCCAGCAACTCCCGGATCTCAGCTGGCCTATTGAAAACAGGGATTATAAAAGAATATTCTAATTGCATTTTTAAAAATTACAAGTTTCGATAAATGGATATTTCAGCTATGCTTACAAAAAAACCGTCCGAAAAGAATGATTAAGGCCAAGCTGTCCCGACACTTCGGGAGTTTCAGCTTCTATTAAGAATTGTATATCCGTTGTATGTCCAATAGTTTTTGCGTCACCCTTAATTTATTTCAGGGTCTCAACCTACTATATTGATTCTTAATGTTATAATATTCTGAAAAAAGTTCAGAATGACGTCCTTTTTGAATTTAGGATACTTTACGGGTATACATATTTAAGATCCTGAAGCAAGTTCAGGATAAACCATTACATATTTTTTGGACAGTTCTCTTAATATAAAACCGGAATGGAACTTACTCCATATTCTTCATAAATGCTTCCATCACTTCATGGCTTACTCCAATGTTGGAGAATCCTCCATCGTTGTATAAATTCTGAAGTGTTACCCTTTTTGTAAGATCTGAGAACAAAGAAATGGTATAATTCGCACAATCTATAGCCGTTGCATTTCCAAGCGGCGACATTTTATCGGCATAAGCGATAAATCCGTCAAATCCTTTTACTCCTTGTCCCGCTGTAGTTGGCGTTGGAGATTGAGAAATAGTATTTACCCTAACTTTTTTATCTTTTCCGAAGAAATATCCAAAACTACGCGCAATAGATTCCAAATAGGCTTTGTTATCTGCCATGTCATTATAATCTGGGAACACACGTTGTGCCGCCATATATGTTAATGCCACAATACTTCCCCACTCATTCATCGCATCTTTTTTGTAAAGGGTTTGCATGGTCTTGTGAAAGGAAACCGCAGAAACATCCCAACCTGTGGTAGTAAAATCATAATTCATATCTGTATAATGATTTCCTTTTCTTACATTAATAGACATTCCAATGGAATGCAATACAAAATCCAATTTTCCGCCTAGGATTTCTTGTGCCTTATCTACTAAATTTTCAAGATCTTCTACTTTCGTAGCATCTGCAGGGATAATTTGGGAATTTGTTTTCTCAGCAAGCTGATTGATGTTCCCCATTCTCATAGCGATTGGCGCATTGGTAAGCACAAAACTTCCACCTTCTTCGTGAACACGCTCAGCAGTTTTCCAAGCGATAGAATTTTCATCTAAAGCCCCAAAAATAATTCCTCTTTTCCCTTTAAGTAGATTGTATGACATATGTATTGTTTTTAATGGTTGTATTAGCTGGCAAATATAGCAAACTTCAAATCAAGAACCTCGTGGTAAGCCCACGAGCTATGAATTGGAAAATACTTTAACATATTCGAGGCAGGCCTCGGGGAATTAAGCCCTCAATGAGGGATTAATTGAGCAGCGCTTTTGCATGTGCCATCGCCGATTCGCTTCTGGTGTTACCGCCAAGCATCATTGCAAGTTCTTCTATTCTATCTTCTTTTGCGAGTTCTTCAATTTTGGTAACCGTAATTTCCCCGATATCTTCTTTGAAAATTTTAAAATGCTTGCTGCCCTTCCCTGCAATTTGCGGTAAGTGCGTAATGGCAATCACCTGCATGCTCAAGCCCATTTTTTGAAGGATATCCCCCATTTTTTGTGCGATATCCCCAGAAACACCCGTGTCTATCTCATCAAAAACAATGGTTGGCAATTTGCTTTGCGTGGCCAGAATACTCTTTACTGCCAACATGATCCTTGACAATTCCCCCCCGGAAGCTGCTTTTTTAAGCTCATTAAAATCTCCTCCTTTATTCGCGGACAAATACCAATTTAATGTGTCCTGCCCGTTCGCAAAGAAATCTGGTTTCTGGGTGAGCTCAATTTTCAATCGTGCATTGGGCATTCCAAGCTCTGCCACGATTTTCTCGACAGTTTTCACAAAATCAGGGATAATCTTTTTACGATTCCTGTGCAACTCTAAAGAAACACTTTCCAACTCTTTTCTATTTTTCACAAGCTCTTGCTGTAGCTTTTCAAGATCGGCATCGGCATTTTCTGTAAGTGCTACTTTTTCATTTAGGGAATTAGTGATTTCAATTAATTCTTCTACACTCGCGGCTGCGTGTTTCTTTTGTAAATTATGGATACGTTGCAGTTTCGCATTTACTTGTTCCAATTCTTCTGGATTGGCTTCTACCCGCTCCAAGGAATTCTCCAGTTCTTGTGCCACATCATCCAATTCTATAATTACACTTTCTATTCGCTCCTGAAAAGCAGCATAGTTCGCTGAAAATTTCGAGATCCTAGAAAGGTTTGTTTTCACTTCTTTAAGCCCGGAAAGACTTCCTATCTCCTCTTGCTGAATTTGATTTACCGCAAAACCTAAATGTTCCTTGAGTGTTTCCACATTACTAAGTTCTTCATAGCGCTCTTCCAGTTCCTCTTGCTCTCCGGTTTTAAGGTTCGCTTCCAGCAATTCATTCAGTAA
It encodes:
- a CDS encoding glycosyltransferase gives rise to the protein MQLEYSFIIPVFNRPAEIRELLESMEELDFDGSFEIVIVEDGSTISSEAILEDFKDKLNISYYYKENTGPGDSRNYGMKLAKGNYFLILDSDVLLPENYLQEVDFFLSKKYYDCFGGPDAAHESFTDLQKAINYSMTALLTTGGIRGNKQAVYKFQPRSFNMGLSKKAFLASGGFGSIHPGEDPDLALRLQKEGFETILIPNAVVFHKRRIDWNKFYTQVTKFGTVRPILNTWHPESAKITYWFPSLFISGLFFAIILWLLGSSFFISLYLLYFLIIGIDAGIKNKSVYIGIAAIMATFIQFLGYGIGYLNSIWKLKFLKMQPREAFPKLFFTNED
- a CDS encoding enoyl-ACP reductase, which gives rise to MSYNLLKGKRGIIFGALDENSIAWKTAERVHEEGGSFVLTNAPIAMRMGNINQLAEKTNSQIIPADATKVEDLENLVDKAQEILGGKLDFVLHSIGMSINVRKGNHYTDMNYDFTTTGWDVSAVSFHKTMQTLYKKDAMNEWGSIVALTYMAAQRVFPDYNDMADNKAYLESIARSFGYFFGKDKKVRVNTISQSPTPTTAGQGVKGFDGFIAYADKMSPLGNATAIDCANYTISLFSDLTKRVTLQNLYNDGGFSNIGVSHEVMEAFMKNME
- a CDS encoding response regulator transcription factor, which gives rise to METENKKILLVEDDPNFGTVLKDYLAMNDYEVTHAKNGMEGFEKFKKDDFDLCILDVMMPYKDGFTLAKEIRDKNEDVPIIFLTAKAMKEDVLKGYKVGADDYLNKPFDSEVLLMKIKAIMQRKTTDSVADSKQFEFQVGGLHLNSKLRFLTYKDKEPIKLSPKENELLRLLALHENDLMPRELALTKIWRDDNYFTSRSMDVYIAKLRKYLKVDENVEILNIHGEGFRLVVKNKEGEA
- the coaE gene encoding dephospho-CoA kinase (Dephospho-CoA kinase (CoaE) performs the final step in coenzyme A biosynthesis.), translating into MRIVGLTGGMGSGKTTVANFFKELGVPVYIADDAGKSLMNTNAGVKSKIVSLFGKLAYSDGHLDRKYIASQVFNSPEKLQQLNQIVHPAVGLDFKKWKNNQDGPYVIYEAAILFEAGGYKNCDLIILVTAPLEERIKRLQARDKSSLEEIEARIQHQWSDGKKRKLSNFEIINNKLSSTKDQVRNLHEILINTREI
- the recN gene encoding DNA repair protein RecN — translated: MLTELSIKNYALIEDIKINLQQGFTIITGETGAGKSIMLGALGLLLGKRADYSAIRNAKNKCIIEGVFDISNYSLKRFFEAEDLDFEEQTIIRREILVSGKSRAFINDTPVTLPVLVKLGDFLIDVHGQHQTLSLGENQYQFQVLDTLAKNQGILQKYKKGLKEHKKLQQQLSVLKEDQSQALKEHDYNLFLLNELLEANLKTGEQEELEERYEELSNVETLKEHLGFAVNQIQQEEIGSLSGLKEVKTNLSRISKFSANYAAFQERIESVIIELDDVAQELENSLERVEANPEELEQVNAKLQRIHNLQKKHAAASVEELIEITNSLNEKVALTENADADLEKLQQELVKNRKELESVSLELHRNRKKIIPDFVKTVEKIVAELGMPNARLKIELTQKPDFFANGQDTLNWYLSANKGGDFNELKKAASGGELSRIMLAVKSILATQSKLPTIVFDEIDTGVSGDIAQKMGDILQKMGLSMQVIAITHLPQIAGKGSKHFKIFKEDIGEITVTKIEELAKEDRIEELAMMLGGNTRSESAMAHAKALLN
- a CDS encoding sensor histidine kinase translates to MNKRLFLLLVVLMSLSLIGIIFVQGYWIKSTVDDKEQQFSYNAKQVLINVSKELQNKELEAFWFNFDFEDSTALKLNSANLEKFFGLNEYGRNANGDHHNLLEEDFKESSNFLVSTSDSIHLANLINSKVNDFLNKDQVSGSISAEERIDRLMRMEEAEKDMLSAYISEFTSKIPIHKRLSNEKLEATIKEELQNFNLKSAFEFGVFTNSLATKVHSANFTMDSPATYSVPLFVDMTGKSNYQLMVNFTEKKEVVLSSVILMAALSILFTLIIVIAYSSALSQLIKQRQISKIKTDFINNMTHEFKTPIATINLALDAIKNPKVVNDQTKVARYLQMIRDENKRMHAQVENVLQISKLEKNELDLKKERLQLHELVEDALTHVELIVEDRNGYVKTHFGALKSSVLGNEDHLTNVIVNILDNAIKYSIEEPKIDIYTENVRNSIILKVRDQGSGMSKAVQKKIFEKFYREHTGDIHNVKGHGLGLAYVKRILDDHHATIYVESERGKGSTFIIKLPLIT
- a CDS encoding CdaR family protein, with the translated sequence MKTKLKEKKPWIKRGPLKTFSFFLGLSAVIWVVVQYSKEYTEVIEFPILYTNLPKDKILVGNNPKTLDLRIRERGFHIAWNRVFPKNIAIDISDAIEEGNFLIYDLELQKTAILSQLNFDYEKVDLLQKNMKINFEQRAVKKVAVLSSIDLSFAIGYSALEEIKLQPDSIMLSGPANILDTLRTIKTKPLKISNISNDVRGKVKLETANLKAVALYQEEVNYFVRTEKFTEGKLEVPIKLLNVPEGTNVVIFPKEVVVFYQVSLKDFEKIEPSSFEVAVDFKNAKDSDGFLIAQILEKPNQVNNIRLNEKKIQFVIKR